From Etheostoma cragini isolate CJK2018 chromosome 1, CSU_Ecrag_1.0, whole genome shotgun sequence, a single genomic window includes:
- the LOC117955804 gene encoding galactose-specific lectin nattectin-like — MSMLDSAAGDTAEMCRTKYPFTPCRKNVGEGWAQMGNNRCVKAFFDNKHIYHTDAENACKKFPNGHLVSIHNDVEQNQVICAMYRVSTRDSNYWIGAYLTESGYSFAIVCKWFWTDDTPFAYTCWAGGKPDFYMAREYCVEMIYVGK, encoded by the exons ATGTCCATGTTGGACTCTGCAGCCG GGGATACTGCCGAAATGTGTAGGACCAAATATCCGTTCACACCGTGTAGGAAGAACGTCGGAGAAGGCTGGGCCCAGATGGGTAACAACCGCTGCGTGAAGGCGTTCTTCGATAATAAGCATATTTATCATACGGATGCAGAg aATGCCTGTAAAAAATTCCCAAATGGCCATCTGGTATCGATCCACAATGACGTGGAGCAGAATCAAGTCATATGTGCCATGTACAGAGTCAGCACCAGAGACTCTAACTACTGGATTGGAGCCTACCTTACTGAG aGTGGTTATTCTTTCGCAATAGTTTGTAAGTGGTTTTGGACGGATGACACTCCTTTTGCTTACACTTGTTGGGCTGGTGGCAAGCCTGACTTCTATATGGCGAGAGAGTACTGCGTTGAGATGATCTATGTGGGTAAGTAA
- the LOC117941766 gene encoding C-type lectin BML-1-like isoform X10, translating into MRPVVVTAILLLVVLMFMSDSAAGDPAEMCKTKYPATPCRNKNLGEGWFQMGNNRCVKAFFNNPYLGHADAENACGKFPKGHLVSILDGEEMNQVQCAMYRATTGKAHYWIGMYRKEVGRTRKWAWTDGNFIAYTKWARGQPDNFLFREGCIEMNYWDWGLWNDANCNLKRPYVCLVNVKDD; encoded by the exons ATGCGTCCTGTTGTGGTTACTGCCATCCTTCTTCTGGTGGTGCTGATGTTCATGTCGGACTCGGCAGCCG GGGATCCTGCAGAAATGTGTAAGACCAAATATCCGGCCACACCGTGTAGAAACAAGAACCTCGGTGAAGGCTGGTTCCAGATGGGTAACAACCGCTGTGTGAAGGCTTTCTTCAATAATC CGTATTTGGGTCATGCTGATGCAGAg aATGCCTGTGGAAAATTCCCAAAGGGCCATCTGGTATCTATCCTGGATGGAGAGGAGATGAATCAAGTCCAATGTGCCATGTACAGAGCCACCACCGGGAAAGCTCACTACTGGATTGGAATGTACCGTAAAGAG GTTGGAAGAACTCGTAAGTGGGCTTGGACGGATGGCAATTTTATTGCTTATACCAAGTGGGCTCGTGGCCAGCCTGACAACTTTCTGTTTAGAGAGGGGTGCATTGAGATGAACTATTGGG ACTGGGGACTCTGGAACGATGCAAACTGTAATTTGAAGAGGCCCTACGTGTGTTTAGTTAATGTCAAAGATGACTAG
- the LOC117941766 gene encoding C-type lectin BML-1-like isoform X16 yields MRPVVVTAILLLVVLMFMSDSAAGDPAEMCKTKYPATPCRNKNLGEGWFQMGNNRCVKAFFKTPHLSHSDAENACGKFPKGHLVSILDGEEMNQVQCAMYRATTGKAHYWIGMYRKEVGRTRKWAWTDGNFIAYTKWARGQPDNFLFREGCIEMNYWDWGLWNDANCNLKRPYVCLVNVKDD; encoded by the exons ATGCGTCCTGTTGTGGTTACTGCCATCCTTCTTCTGGTGGTGCTGATGTTCATGTCGGACTCGGCAGCCG GGGATCCTGCAGAAATGTGTAAGACCAAATATCCGGCCACACCGTGTAGAAACAAGAACCTCGGTGAAGGCTGGTTCCAGATGGGTAACAACCGCTGTGTGAAG GCGTTCTTCAAAACTCCGCATTTGAGCCATTCTGATGCAGAg aATGCCTGTGGAAAATTCCCAAAGGGCCATCTGGTATCTATCCTGGATGGAGAGGAGATGAATCAAGTCCAATGTGCCATGTACAGAGCCACCACCGGGAAAGCTCACTACTGGATTGGAATGTACCGTAAAGAG GTTGGAAGAACTCGTAAGTGGGCTTGGACGGATGGCAATTTTATTGCTTATACCAAGTGGGCTCGTGGCCAGCCTGACAACTTTCTGTTTAGAGAGGGGTGCATTGAGATGAACTATTGGG ACTGGGGACTCTGGAACGATGCAAACTGTAATTTGAAGAGGCCCTACGTGTGTTTAGTTAATGTCAAAGATGACTAG
- the LOC117941766 gene encoding C-type lectin galactose-binding isoform-like isoform X9, whose translation MRPVVVTAILLLVVLMFMSDSAAGDPAEMCKTKYPATPCRNKNLGEGWFQMGNNRCVKAFFNNPYLGHADAEVTCGKFPKGHLVSILDGEEMNQVQCAMYRATTGKAHYWIGMYRKEVGRTRKWAWTDGNFIAYTKWARGQPDNFLFREGCIEMNYWDWGLWNDANCNLKRPYVCLVNVKDD comes from the exons ATGCGTCCTGTTGTGGTTACTGCCATCCTTCTTCTGGTGGTGCTGATGTTCATGTCGGACTCGGCAGCCG GGGATCCTGCAGAAATGTGTAAGACCAAATATCCGGCCACACCGTGTAGAAACAAGAACCTCGGTGAAGGCTGGTTCCAGATGGGTAACAACCGCTGTGTGAAGGCTTTCTTCAATAATC CGTATTTGGGTCATGCTGATGCAGAggtga CCTGTGGAAAATTCCCAAAGGGCCATCTGGTATCTATCCTGGATGGAGAGGAGATGAATCAAGTCCAATGTGCCATGTACAGAGCCACCACCGGGAAAGCTCACTACTGGATTGGAATGTACCGTAAAGAG GTTGGAAGAACTCGTAAGTGGGCTTGGACGGATGGCAATTTTATTGCTTATACCAAGTGGGCTCGTGGCCAGCCTGACAACTTTCTGTTTAGAGAGGGGTGCATTGAGATGAACTATTGGG ACTGGGGACTCTGGAACGATGCAAACTGTAATTTGAAGAGGCCCTACGTGTGTTTAGTTAATGTCAAAGATGACTAG
- the LOC117941766 gene encoding C-type lectin BpLec-like isoform X5, translating into MRPVVVTAILLLVVLMFMSDSAAGDPAEMCKTKYPATPCRNKNLGEGWFQMGNNRCVKAFFNNPYLGHADAEVTCGKFPKGHLVSILDGEEMNQVQCAMYRATTGKAHYWIGMYRKEVVGRTRKWAWTDGNFIAYTKWARGQPDNFLFREGCIEMNYWDWGLWNDANCNLKRPYVCLVNVKDD; encoded by the exons ATGCGTCCTGTTGTGGTTACTGCCATCCTTCTTCTGGTGGTGCTGATGTTCATGTCGGACTCGGCAGCCG GGGATCCTGCAGAAATGTGTAAGACCAAATATCCGGCCACACCGTGTAGAAACAAGAACCTCGGTGAAGGCTGGTTCCAGATGGGTAACAACCGCTGTGTGAAGGCTTTCTTCAATAATC CGTATTTGGGTCATGCTGATGCAGAggtga CCTGTGGAAAATTCCCAAAGGGCCATCTGGTATCTATCCTGGATGGAGAGGAGATGAATCAAGTCCAATGTGCCATGTACAGAGCCACCACCGGGAAAGCTCACTACTGGATTGGAATGTACCGTAAAGAGGT GGTTGGAAGAACTCGTAAGTGGGCTTGGACGGATGGCAATTTTATTGCTTATACCAAGTGGGCTCGTGGCCAGCCTGACAACTTTCTGTTTAGAGAGGGGTGCATTGAGATGAACTATTGGG ACTGGGGACTCTGGAACGATGCAAACTGTAATTTGAAGAGGCCCTACGTGTGTTTAGTTAATGTCAAAGATGACTAG
- the LOC117941766 gene encoding C-type lectin BfL-1-like isoform X1 → MRPVVVTAILLLVVLMFMSDSAAGDPAEMCKTKYPATPCRNKNLGEGWFQMGNNRCVKAFFKTPHLSHSDAEVTCGKFPKGHLVSILDGEEMNQVQCAMYRATTGKAHYWIGMYRKEVVGRTRKWAWTDGNFIAYTKWARGQPDNFLFREGCIEMNYWDWGLWNDANCNLKRPYVCLVNVKDD, encoded by the exons ATGCGTCCTGTTGTGGTTACTGCCATCCTTCTTCTGGTGGTGCTGATGTTCATGTCGGACTCGGCAGCCG GGGATCCTGCAGAAATGTGTAAGACCAAATATCCGGCCACACCGTGTAGAAACAAGAACCTCGGTGAAGGCTGGTTCCAGATGGGTAACAACCGCTGTGTGAAG GCGTTCTTCAAAACTCCGCATTTGAGCCATTCTGATGCAGAggtga CCTGTGGAAAATTCCCAAAGGGCCATCTGGTATCTATCCTGGATGGAGAGGAGATGAATCAAGTCCAATGTGCCATGTACAGAGCCACCACCGGGAAAGCTCACTACTGGATTGGAATGTACCGTAAAGAGGT GGTTGGAAGAACTCGTAAGTGGGCTTGGACGGATGGCAATTTTATTGCTTATACCAAGTGGGCTCGTGGCCAGCCTGACAACTTTCTGTTTAGAGAGGGGTGCATTGAGATGAACTATTGGG ACTGGGGACTCTGGAACGATGCAAACTGTAATTTGAAGAGGCCCTACGTGTGTTTAGTTAATGTCAAAGATGACTAG
- the LOC117941766 gene encoding C-type lectin BpLec-like isoform X11: protein MRPVVVTAILLLVVLMFMSDSAAGDPAEMCKTKYPATPCRNKNLGEGWFQMGNNRCVKAFFNNPYLGHADAEVTCRKFPKGHLVSIENREEMNQIQCATYRATPGKVLYWIGAYLKLVGRTRKWAWTDGNFIAYTKWARGQPDNFLFREGCIEMNYWDWGLWNDANCNLKRPYVCLVNVKDD from the exons ATGCGTCCTGTTGTGGTTACTGCCATCCTTCTTCTGGTGGTGCTGATGTTCATGTCGGACTCGGCAGCCG GGGATCCTGCAGAAATGTGTAAGACCAAATATCCGGCCACACCGTGTAGAAACAAGAACCTCGGTGAAGGCTGGTTCCAGATGGGTAACAACCGCTGTGTGAAGGCTTTCTTCAATAATC CGTATTTGGGTCATGCTGATGCAGAggtga CATGTAGAAAATTCCCAAAGGGCCATCTGGTGTCAATCGAAAATAGAGAGGAGATGAATCAAATTCAATGTGCCACGTACAGAGCCACCCCCGGGAAAGTTCTCTACTGGATTGGAGCCTACCTTAAGCTG GTTGGAAGAACTCGTAAGTGGGCTTGGACGGATGGCAATTTTATTGCTTATACCAAGTGGGCTCGTGGCCAGCCTGACAACTTTCTGTTTAGAGAGGGGTGCATTGAGATGAACTATTGGG ACTGGGGACTCTGGAACGATGCAAACTGTAATTTGAAGAGGCCCTACGTGTGTTTAGTTAATGTCAAAGATGACTAG
- the LOC117941766 gene encoding galactose-specific lectin nattectin-like isoform X8, giving the protein MRPVVVTAILLLVVLMFMSDSAAGDPAEMCKTKYPATPCRNKNLGEGWFQMGNNRCVKAFFNNPNLSFFAAEVTCRKFPKGHLVSIENREEMNQIQCATYRATPGKVLYWIGAYLKLVGRTRKWAWTDGNFIAYTKWARGQPDNFLFREGCIEMNYWDWGLWNDANCNLKRPYVCLVNVKDD; this is encoded by the exons ATGCGTCCTGTTGTGGTTACTGCCATCCTTCTTCTGGTGGTGCTGATGTTCATGTCGGACTCGGCAGCCG GGGATCCTGCAGAAATGTGTAAGACCAAATATCCGGCCACACCGTGTAGAAACAAGAACCTCGGTGAAGGCTGGTTCCAGATGGGTAACAACCGCTGTGTGAAGGCTTTCTTCAATAATCCAAATTTGAGCTTTTTTGCGGCAGAGGTGA CATGTAGAAAATTCCCAAAGGGCCATCTGGTGTCAATCGAAAATAGAGAGGAGATGAATCAAATTCAATGTGCCACGTACAGAGCCACCCCCGGGAAAGTTCTCTACTGGATTGGAGCCTACCTTAAGCTG GTTGGAAGAACTCGTAAGTGGGCTTGGACGGATGGCAATTTTATTGCTTATACCAAGTGGGCTCGTGGCCAGCCTGACAACTTTCTGTTTAGAGAGGGGTGCATTGAGATGAACTATTGGG ACTGGGGACTCTGGAACGATGCAAACTGTAATTTGAAGAGGCCCTACGTGTGTTTAGTTAATGTCAAAGATGACTAG
- the LOC117941766 gene encoding C-type lectin BpLec-like isoform X17, which yields MSPVVVTAILLLVVLMSISDSEAGNPAEMCKTEYPFTPCKKNVGEGWAQYGKNFCVKAFFKTPHLSHSDAEVTCGKFPKGHLVSILDGEEMNQVQCAMYRATTGKAHYWIGMYRKEVVGRTRKWAWTDGNFIAYTKWARGQPDNFLFREGCIEMNYWDWGLWNDANCNLKRPYVCLVNVKDD from the exons ATGAGTCCTGTTGTGGTTACTGCCATCCTTCTTCTGGTGGTGCTGATGTCCATTTCGGACTCCGAAGCCG GGAATCCTGCAGAAATGTGTAAGACCGAATATCCATTCACACCGTGTAAGAAGAATGTCGGTGAAGGCTGGGCCCAGTACGGAAAAAACTTCTGCGTGAAGGCGTTCTTCAAAACTCCGCATTTGAGCCATTCTGATGCAGAggtga CCTGTGGAAAATTCCCAAAGGGCCATCTGGTATCTATCCTGGATGGAGAGGAGATGAATCAAGTCCAATGTGCCATGTACAGAGCCACCACCGGGAAAGCTCACTACTGGATTGGAATGTACCGTAAAGAGGT GGTTGGAAGAACTCGTAAGTGGGCTTGGACGGATGGCAATTTTATTGCTTATACCAAGTGGGCTCGTGGCCAGCCTGACAACTTTCTGTTTAGAGAGGGGTGCATTGAGATGAACTATTGGG ACTGGGGACTCTGGAACGATGCAAACTGTAATTTGAAGAGGCCCTACGTGTGTTTAGTTAATGTCAAAGATGACTAG
- the LOC117941766 gene encoding C-type lectin BML-1-like isoform X18, whose amino-acid sequence MRPVVVTAILLLVVLMFMSDSAAGNPAEMCKTEYPFTPCKKNVGEGWAQYGKNFCVKAFFKTPHLSHSDAENACGKFPKGHLVSILDGEEMNQVQCAMYRATTGKAHYWIGMYRKEVGRTRKWAWTDGNFIAYTKWARGQPDNFLFREGCIEMNYWDWGLWNDANCNLKRPYVCLVNVKDD is encoded by the exons ATGCGTCCTGTTGTGGTTACTGCCATCCTTCTTCTGGTGGTGCTGATGTTCATGTCGGACTCGGCAGCCG GGAATCCTGCAGAAATGTGTAAGACCGAATATCCATTCACACCGTGTAAGAAGAATGTCGGTGAAGGCTGGGCCCAGTACGGAAAAAACTTCTGCGTGAAGGCGTTCTTCAAAACTCCGCATTTGAGCCATTCTGATGCAGAg aATGCCTGTGGAAAATTCCCAAAGGGCCATCTGGTATCTATCCTGGATGGAGAGGAGATGAATCAAGTCCAATGTGCCATGTACAGAGCCACCACCGGGAAAGCTCACTACTGGATTGGAATGTACCGTAAAGAG GTTGGAAGAACTCGTAAGTGGGCTTGGACGGATGGCAATTTTATTGCTTATACCAAGTGGGCTCGTGGCCAGCCTGACAACTTTCTGTTTAGAGAGGGGTGCATTGAGATGAACTATTGGG ACTGGGGACTCTGGAACGATGCAAACTGTAATTTGAAGAGGCCCTACGTGTGTTTAGTTAATGTCAAAGATGACTAG
- the LOC117941766 gene encoding C-type lectin BML-1-like isoform X12, translated as MSPVVVTAILLLVVLMSISDSEAGNPAEMCKTEYPFTPCKKNVGEGWAQYGKNFCVKAFFKTPHLSHSDAENACGKFPKGHLVSILDGEEMNQVQCAMYRATTGKAHYWIGMYRKEVVGRTRKWAWTDGNFIAYTKWARGQPDNFLFREGCIEMNYWDWGLWNDANCNLKRPYVCLVNVKDD; from the exons ATGAGTCCTGTTGTGGTTACTGCCATCCTTCTTCTGGTGGTGCTGATGTCCATTTCGGACTCCGAAGCCG GGAATCCTGCAGAAATGTGTAAGACCGAATATCCATTCACACCGTGTAAGAAGAATGTCGGTGAAGGCTGGGCCCAGTACGGAAAAAACTTCTGCGTGAAGGCGTTCTTCAAAACTCCGCATTTGAGCCATTCTGATGCAGAg aATGCCTGTGGAAAATTCCCAAAGGGCCATCTGGTATCTATCCTGGATGGAGAGGAGATGAATCAAGTCCAATGTGCCATGTACAGAGCCACCACCGGGAAAGCTCACTACTGGATTGGAATGTACCGTAAAGAGGT GGTTGGAAGAACTCGTAAGTGGGCTTGGACGGATGGCAATTTTATTGCTTATACCAAGTGGGCTCGTGGCCAGCCTGACAACTTTCTGTTTAGAGAGGGGTGCATTGAGATGAACTATTGGG ACTGGGGACTCTGGAACGATGCAAACTGTAATTTGAAGAGGCCCTACGTGTGTTTAGTTAATGTCAAAGATGACTAG
- the LOC117941766 gene encoding C-type lectin BML-1-like isoform X13, which translates to MRPVVVTAILLLVVLMFMSDSAAGNPAEMCKTEYPFTPCKKNVGEGWAQYGKNFCVKAFFKTPHLSHSDAENACGKFPKGHLVSILDGEEMNQVQCAMYRATTGKAHYWIGMYRKEVVGRTRKWAWTDGNFIAYTKWARGQPDNFLFREGCIEMNYWDWGLWNDANCNLKRPYVCLVNVKDD; encoded by the exons ATGCGTCCTGTTGTGGTTACTGCCATCCTTCTTCTGGTGGTGCTGATGTTCATGTCGGACTCGGCAGCCG GGAATCCTGCAGAAATGTGTAAGACCGAATATCCATTCACACCGTGTAAGAAGAATGTCGGTGAAGGCTGGGCCCAGTACGGAAAAAACTTCTGCGTGAAGGCGTTCTTCAAAACTCCGCATTTGAGCCATTCTGATGCAGAg aATGCCTGTGGAAAATTCCCAAAGGGCCATCTGGTATCTATCCTGGATGGAGAGGAGATGAATCAAGTCCAATGTGCCATGTACAGAGCCACCACCGGGAAAGCTCACTACTGGATTGGAATGTACCGTAAAGAGGT GGTTGGAAGAACTCGTAAGTGGGCTTGGACGGATGGCAATTTTATTGCTTATACCAAGTGGGCTCGTGGCCAGCCTGACAACTTTCTGTTTAGAGAGGGGTGCATTGAGATGAACTATTGGG ACTGGGGACTCTGGAACGATGCAAACTGTAATTTGAAGAGGCCCTACGTGTGTTTAGTTAATGTCAAAGATGACTAG